A genomic window from Levilactobacillus yonginensis includes:
- a CDS encoding fibronectin type III domain-containing protein — MQFDTTYLTEAGRSLATGTLGGLDKIQFTRAVASSHDYSATPVNDLKKLTSIEDVQQTVDYSRIIKKDDTTLTMRVDFPSKDVTTAYSLYTVGFYARPENGDEILYGVLPSSLPDYIVAYDGKSNLNDSFQTDTTVSDADNVLITVSQAGSLNEADLDAIFASKHIATVEDIKDNLPDDIAKTSEDNTFTGTNTFEKDPVDAAGDPYVTGAGAIAAAQGHFAQASESGGVTIDGVELGVDTAGKLKYGDDLVLMANKPQAPGFTVEMDFSVGQPQWTVTLPKIDGGASIVSSTVQYRKSGDTDWTSIQSAVSTLTGHVTGLTGNSEYEFQAFVTNYAGDSPYSEVMTVKTMDDRFFGASWDMSSDPKLTRTDAAVGLVAGINGAQNDFDTVGPWAKMDKTITDDKGNSFVRIPKLYIKKTQTDKLATWQVSLSKIDDSWYLPKCFWDFTNQKELDYVDVGRYEGTISSGKLQSKSGVMATVSQSIGTFRTDAKANGTGYQLLDVHVIDVWQVLFVIEFATINSQSIMNGISSGSQVTNGSGTNHAGSSGFLSPTGAMDYRGIENLYGNIFQFADGVNMASTKPWVCDDSSKYQSDLFAAPYTSLNYSVAATGYSEQMGLDTNHPFAQFATKTGGSESTYYSDYNYTPSGNCVALYGGDWNRSGGDGVFCWHLYESSSGLFSDFGSRLVKKALA, encoded by the coding sequence GTGCAATTTGATACTACCTATTTGACCGAAGCTGGTCGATCACTGGCAACAGGCACACTTGGGGGCTTGGATAAAATCCAGTTCACCCGAGCAGTGGCCTCAAGCCATGATTACTCAGCTACTCCGGTCAACGATTTAAAAAAGCTCACATCAATTGAAGATGTGCAACAAACGGTCGATTACTCACGAATCATTAAGAAGGATGACACTACCTTGACTATGCGGGTAGACTTTCCGTCTAAAGATGTAACAACGGCATACAGTCTCTATACAGTCGGCTTTTATGCACGACCAGAAAACGGGGATGAAATTCTGTATGGAGTACTGCCGAGCTCTCTACCAGACTACATTGTTGCATATGACGGCAAGTCCAACTTAAATGATTCATTCCAGACTGATACAACGGTTAGTGATGCCGATAATGTTTTGATTACTGTCAGTCAGGCTGGGTCGCTTAATGAAGCCGACCTTGATGCAATCTTTGCATCAAAACACATTGCAACGGTTGAAGACATCAAGGATAACTTGCCGGATGACATCGCCAAGACCAGCGAGGACAATACCTTCACGGGCACCAACACCTTTGAGAAGGACCCGGTGGATGCCGCGGGTGATCCGTATGTAACGGGTGCCGGAGCAATTGCAGCAGCCCAAGGCCACTTTGCTCAGGCGAGCGAATCTGGCGGAGTAACGATTGACGGCGTTGAACTGGGAGTAGACACCGCCGGAAAGCTCAAGTATGGCGATGATTTAGTACTGATGGCGAATAAGCCGCAGGCACCAGGTTTCACCGTCGAAATGGACTTTTCCGTTGGTCAGCCACAATGGACGGTCACACTGCCTAAGATTGATGGTGGGGCCTCGATCGTGTCTTCAACCGTGCAGTACCGTAAGAGCGGCGACACCGATTGGACCAGCATTCAATCTGCAGTATCCACGCTGACGGGCCATGTAACCGGGCTCACAGGCAACTCGGAGTATGAATTCCAAGCCTTCGTCACCAACTATGCCGGCGACAGCCCCTACTCAGAAGTGATGACCGTGAAGACCATGGATGACCGATTTTTCGGCGCGTCTTGGGACATGAGTAGTGATCCGAAGCTAACCCGTACAGATGCCGCGGTCGGCTTGGTAGCAGGGATTAACGGAGCTCAGAACGACTTTGACACAGTTGGCCCTTGGGCAAAGATGGACAAGACTATCACGGACGATAAGGGCAACTCTTTCGTCCGAATTCCTAAGCTGTATATCAAGAAAACTCAGACCGATAAGCTAGCGACCTGGCAAGTATCCTTGAGCAAAATCGATGATTCCTGGTATCTGCCAAAGTGTTTCTGGGACTTCACTAATCAAAAAGAGTTGGATTACGTGGACGTGGGTCGTTATGAAGGAACAATCAGTAGCGGCAAGCTACAATCTAAGAGTGGAGTAATGGCAACGGTTTCTCAATCGATTGGAACGTTCAGAACGGATGCTAAAGCCAACGGGACTGGGTATCAGTTGCTAGATGTTCATGTGATTGATGTTTGGCAAGTGCTATTTGTCATTGAGTTTGCAACTATTAATTCTCAGAGTATCATGAACGGAATTTCTAGTGGGTCACAAGTGACAAACGGCTCTGGAACCAATCATGCTGGTTCTTCTGGATTCCTGTCTCCAACGGGTGCAATGGATTATCGTGGGATTGAGAACCTGTATGGAAACATTTTTCAGTTTGCCGATGGCGTTAATATGGCCTCAACAAAGCCATGGGTATGTGATGATTCGTCTAAGTATCAATCAGATCTATTTGCCGCCCCTTATACTAGTTTGAACTATTCGGTAGCAGCAACAGGGTACTCTGAACAAATGGGATTAGACACCAATCATCCTTTTGCCCAGTTTGCGACGAAAACAGGGGGCAGTGAGTCCACCTATTACTCAGATTACAACTATACCCCAAGTGGTAACTGTGTAGCTCTTTACGGCGGCGACTGGAACAGGTCCGGCGGCGATGGCGTTTTCTGCTGGCATCTGTACGAGTCGTCTTCGGGCTTGTTTTCTGACTTCGGGTCGCGTCTCGTTAAAAAGGCTTTGGCTTAA
- a CDS encoding reverse transcriptase domain-containing protein, producing the protein MKRYGNLFDKIVSSDNLGLAIEEASKGKRTRKGVSRVLDNKDFYVMQLHDMLVDHEYVPNHVVRRVIRDKVKTRTIAKPQFYPDQVIQWATMLVLQPIFLKGMYEYSVGSIPHRGTSMGQKAVKKWLQNDPKNTKYCLKMDVHKFYPSINTSVLKSKFRRKIKDQDILWLLDTLVDQFDKGLPIGFYSSQWFANFFLQDLDHYIKDNLQIPYLVRNIDDLVLLGPNKKKLHKAERAISSYLAAEDLEVKPNWQVFKVNSRPIDFLGMRLYRGHTTLRRRNALKIKRRMAKISKKATLNRFDAASVIAYWGWLKHTNSYGFYHKYVKPNCSIKKAKGIVKHENNLRNRTD; encoded by the coding sequence ATGAAGCGATATGGAAACTTGTTCGATAAAATTGTGAGTTCAGACAATCTGGGGCTTGCAATTGAAGAGGCCTCTAAGGGAAAACGCACCCGTAAGGGTGTTTCCCGTGTTCTGGATAACAAAGATTTCTACGTCATGCAGTTGCATGACATGCTAGTAGACCATGAGTACGTGCCTAACCATGTGGTTCGGCGCGTTATCCGTGACAAGGTGAAAACACGAACAATTGCTAAGCCACAGTTCTACCCGGACCAGGTAATTCAGTGGGCAACGATGCTAGTGCTACAGCCCATTTTTCTTAAAGGCATGTATGAGTACAGTGTGGGCTCAATCCCTCATCGCGGCACTTCGATGGGCCAGAAGGCGGTTAAAAAGTGGTTGCAAAATGACCCGAAAAATACGAAGTACTGCTTAAAAATGGATGTGCATAAGTTTTACCCATCCATCAACACTTCTGTGCTAAAGTCCAAGTTCCGTCGGAAAATCAAAGACCAGGATATCCTTTGGCTGCTTGATACACTTGTAGACCAGTTCGATAAAGGCCTACCAATCGGATTTTACTCCAGTCAGTGGTTTGCCAACTTTTTCCTGCAGGACCTAGACCACTACATCAAAGACAATTTGCAAATTCCATACCTAGTGCGAAACATCGATGACTTAGTGCTGTTAGGGCCAAACAAGAAGAAGTTACACAAAGCGGAGCGAGCGATATCTAGCTACCTGGCTGCTGAAGACTTAGAAGTAAAGCCCAACTGGCAGGTCTTCAAGGTTAATTCACGTCCGATTGATTTTTTGGGAATGCGCCTTTACCGGGGCCACACGACTTTGCGGCGCCGTAACGCGTTAAAAATCAAGCGAAGAATGGCTAAGATTTCCAAGAAAGCAACGCTAAACCGTTTTGACGCGGCGAGCGTTATAGCTTACTGGGGCTGGCTAAAGCACACCAACTCATACGGCTTCTATCATAAGTACGTGAAACCCAACTGTTCGATCAAAAAAGCAAAGGGGATTGTCAAACATGAAAACAATTTACGCAACCGCACCGACTGA
- a CDS encoding LysM peptidoglycan-binding domain-containing protein, with the protein MVKKVKLDITLQRNVSSIVKAELNRYIKTGHKAVSPPLFITPPADLSDKSLDSHVKSSSQAVKTDASKIAAVKKTIAAQKGIIDKTDNYLSKQNGYKTRKAAYDHVTGQITAFEKKLAKAKTAKDKKSIQGQIASKKKDQKAAFSDLRKVTSSKTYQAQLTKQSKARSKLKGTKNKLDSLNLKKSQDKKKAADYKKEQNKRKAAARRKKQAENQDKINKKIADQKKQPLVGHTALYRADRMSTVVYFFGEVKPTETDTSEVTSIGVDNADPRAGKSTRTSKELTGTYLIFGKNPAAVYKQFADLQKLQRLDTEFIIRGFSNWNHVKISSIAKTVSGLARENALELSITFTYVKQANILYAKKKKKTKKKGATKSTKKKGSDKGKYRSHTVKSGDTYWGLARKYHTTVATLTKLNGSRFKTMFPGHKLKIPK; encoded by the coding sequence ATGGTTAAAAAGGTGAAACTGGATATCACTCTGCAAAGGAACGTTTCAAGTATCGTTAAAGCAGAGCTTAACCGTTATATCAAGACTGGCCATAAGGCCGTTTCACCCCCGTTATTCATAACGCCACCGGCCGACCTAAGCGACAAGTCGTTGGATTCTCACGTTAAATCTTCAAGTCAGGCGGTGAAAACTGATGCATCTAAGATTGCGGCGGTCAAAAAAACGATCGCCGCCCAGAAAGGCATTATTGACAAGACCGACAACTATTTGAGTAAACAGAATGGTTATAAGACGCGAAAGGCCGCCTATGACCATGTGACTGGACAGATAACTGCCTTTGAGAAGAAATTGGCCAAGGCCAAAACCGCTAAGGATAAGAAATCTATTCAGGGCCAGATCGCCTCTAAGAAGAAGGACCAAAAGGCCGCTTTTTCGGATCTTCGCAAGGTTACTAGTTCTAAGACGTATCAGGCTCAGCTTACTAAGCAAAGTAAGGCCCGTTCCAAACTGAAGGGAACCAAAAACAAACTTGATAGCCTGAATCTTAAAAAATCTCAGGATAAAAAGAAAGCGGCCGATTATAAAAAGGAGCAGAACAAGCGTAAGGCCGCGGCGCGCAGAAAAAAACAGGCCGAGAACCAGGATAAAATAAACAAAAAAATAGCCGATCAAAAAAAACAACCTCTCGTTGGGCATACCGCACTTTACCGCGCGGACCGAATGAGTACGGTTGTTTATTTTTTCGGCGAGGTTAAACCTACCGAAACCGATACGAGTGAGGTTACTTCGATTGGGGTTGATAACGCTGACCCGCGGGCCGGTAAATCGACTCGGACGAGCAAGGAGTTAACTGGAACGTATTTGATTTTCGGTAAGAACCCGGCCGCGGTGTACAAGCAGTTTGCGGACCTGCAAAAACTGCAGCGGTTAGATACTGAGTTTATTATTCGCGGTTTTTCTAATTGGAACCACGTCAAGATTTCTTCAATTGCCAAGACGGTGTCCGGGTTGGCCCGGGAGAACGCATTGGAGCTATCCATTACGTTTACCTATGTTAAGCAGGCCAACATCTTGTATGCCAAGAAGAAAAAGAAAACCAAGAAAAAAGGTGCTACTAAGAGCACCAAGAAGAAAGGGTCCGATAAGGGCAAGTACCGTAGCCATACCGTCAAGTCCGGCGATACGTACTGGGGACTGGCTCGGAAATACCATACAACGGTGGCTACATTGACCAAACTCAACGGGTCCCGGTTCAAAACGATGTTTCCGGGGCACAAGCTAAAAATTCCGAAGTAG
- a CDS encoding baseplate J/gp47 family protein, whose protein sequence is MSDDKTGFDKLELDDVRELTDQGFKDHFGEDAPVDDAHHMGQLSGVMAARGEDVEELAQTVRNANSILRGRNQDLDILGADEAVNRKPATSATVYLQIDADVGTIIPAGTEYSTGEEVIFNTLDDVAVGEVATIKGDDGKDVPLTDDDGNELGRVTVQAQADEPGSTGNVGANTITGEESSDGIEGVMRVTNPEPSSGGADIESEVDYRARLMTNHLAKSDSTEDGMTAKVDNVAGVIQCKVTANNELTTDAAGNPPKTTHFYVIGGADQDVADAIFHSIALPGHTYGEVSKTVLNHSGQERTVYFSRAKLQTVYVQIHIKTDDGYDSDNGIANLKNQVLAYDHTLTMGDSLLYSKLFEYLWQVSGITSIGLTVGTDKTKLALGNVTVDEYSLAYITSDDIEVILDD, encoded by the coding sequence ATGAGTGATGACAAAACCGGGTTTGATAAGCTTGAACTCGATGATGTCCGAGAACTGACCGACCAAGGTTTTAAAGACCACTTTGGCGAAGATGCACCAGTCGACGACGCGCATCATATGGGTCAATTATCTGGCGTGATGGCCGCCCGAGGTGAGGACGTTGAAGAGCTGGCCCAAACCGTCAGAAATGCTAATTCCATTCTTCGTGGACGTAATCAGGACTTGGATATCTTAGGGGCCGATGAAGCCGTTAATCGAAAGCCTGCAACCTCCGCCACCGTTTATCTGCAAATCGACGCCGATGTGGGGACCATTATCCCGGCTGGTACGGAGTATAGCACTGGCGAAGAGGTCATCTTTAATACGCTAGATGATGTTGCAGTCGGTGAGGTGGCCACTATTAAAGGGGACGATGGGAAAGATGTTCCTCTGACCGATGACGACGGTAATGAACTTGGCCGGGTAACGGTTCAGGCGCAGGCCGATGAACCAGGATCAACGGGCAACGTCGGGGCCAACACCATTACTGGTGAAGAGAGTAGCGACGGCATCGAAGGCGTCATGCGAGTAACCAATCCTGAGCCTTCCTCCGGTGGGGCCGATATTGAGTCCGAAGTTGATTATCGGGCCCGGCTGATGACTAATCACCTAGCTAAATCAGACTCCACGGAAGATGGTATGACGGCCAAGGTCGACAACGTCGCCGGCGTAATCCAGTGTAAGGTGACTGCTAACAACGAACTTACTACTGACGCGGCTGGCAATCCACCGAAAACAACTCACTTCTATGTAATCGGTGGGGCCGACCAAGATGTGGCCGATGCCATTTTTCACTCGATTGCATTACCCGGGCATACCTATGGCGAGGTCTCCAAGACGGTTCTTAACCATAGCGGCCAAGAACGGACCGTTTATTTCTCGCGGGCCAAGCTACAAACCGTGTACGTTCAAATTCACATTAAAACGGATGACGGTTATGACAGTGATAACGGTATTGCCAACTTAAAGAATCAGGTTTTAGCTTATGACCACACCTTAACTATGGGTGACTCGCTACTTTACTCGAAACTATTTGAATATCTCTGGCAAGTTAGTGGAATCACCAGTATCGGCCTAACTGTAGGGACTGATAAGACCAAACTAGCGCTTGGTAACGTGACCGTGGACGAATACTCACTGGCCTACATTACGTCTGACGATATCGAGGTGATCCTTGATGACTGA
- a CDS encoding phage baseplate plug protein, with the protein MPKRDSIEFDLNNLPDTIEVEFENGVFDLTLQRNKLSGQLTIDIVSVDDDSRAIYGEPITYGVPLWYWCSYDWIPVERLIPFDEAGLESTVTLSKLQNSVFILDDDSIWESGDNDGA; encoded by the coding sequence ATGCCTAAACGCGACAGCATTGAGTTTGATTTGAATAACTTGCCAGACACGATCGAAGTCGAGTTTGAAAACGGTGTGTTCGACCTTACCTTGCAACGGAATAAATTATCAGGCCAACTCACGATCGATATTGTTTCGGTTGACGACGACAGCCGCGCCATCTACGGGGAACCCATTACGTATGGCGTTCCGTTGTGGTACTGGTGCTCCTATGACTGGATTCCCGTTGAGCGGTTGATCCCGTTTGACGAAGCCGGATTAGAGTCTACCGTAACGCTCAGTAAACTTCAAAATAGTGTCTTCATCTTAGATGACGATAGCATTTGGGAGAGTGGTGACAACGATGGGGCTTAG
- a CDS encoding CD1375 family protein, producing MEYSALAQIYAQAIIDGTRTIEAVPVPFRSDTQAVLTQLQSNK from the coding sequence ATGGAATATTCTGCATTGGCACAGATTTACGCGCAAGCAATTATTGATGGCACACGGACTATTGAAGCCGTACCAGTCCCGTTTCGGTCTGATACCCAAGCCGTTTTGACGCAGTTACAATCAAACAAATAA
- a CDS encoding CD1375 family protein, translating into MLNFKFSALAAIYAANVLDGGRTIEEVPAYLQDDVKNVLGSAKNSTSIYSSTTPVA; encoded by the coding sequence ATGTTAAATTTCAAATTTTCAGCTTTAGCTGCTATCTATGCCGCAAACGTTTTGGACGGTGGTCGAACTATTGAAGAAGTCCCAGCCTACTTGCAGGACGATGTGAAGAATGTCCTTGGATCCGCAAAAAACTCTACCAGCATCTATTCATCTACTACGCCTGTGGCCTAG